Proteins from a genomic interval of uncultured Desulfuromusa sp.:
- a CDS encoding TetR/AcrR family transcriptional regulator, protein MSNTGKSKSDAILQAALTLFAENGFHCAPVSQLAGLAKVGVGSIYRYFKDKDELIHAVSEKVEQEVQAALIENLDNSLPDRQRFIQLITRLINYLNRHPQEFKFLEQYYSSPYGVDKKHAKFLHQDTNEELNPFLTFFAKSEGGVVKKMPLPLYLAMTFGPVVFLLRDSISGLVTMDQKLIEQTAEACWDAIKA, encoded by the coding sequence ATGTCAAACACTGGTAAAAGTAAATCTGATGCCATTTTGCAGGCAGCGTTGACGCTGTTTGCTGAAAATGGTTTTCACTGCGCTCCTGTTTCGCAGCTGGCAGGTTTGGCCAAGGTTGGTGTCGGAAGTATTTATCGCTATTTCAAGGATAAGGACGAGTTGATTCATGCCGTTTCGGAAAAAGTAGAGCAAGAAGTTCAGGCAGCTTTGATCGAAAATCTTGATAACTCTCTTCCGGACCGGCAGCGATTCATCCAACTCATCACTCGTTTGATAAACTATCTGAACCGGCATCCCCAGGAATTCAAATTCCTTGAACAATATTACAGCTCACCCTACGGCGTTGATAAAAAACACGCGAAATTTTTGCATCAGGACACAAATGAAGAATTGAATCCTTTTTTAACGTTCTTTGCCAAGTCCGAAGGGGGGGTGGTCAAAAAAATGCCCCTGCCTTTATATCTGGCCATGACTTTCGGACCGGTTGTTTTTCTCCTGCGTGATTCAATTTCCGGGCTTGTAACCATGGACCAAAAGCTGATCGAGCAGAC
- a CDS encoding YqiA/YcfP family alpha/beta fold hydrolase, with protein MKILFLHGLESGPHGSKYQALKKMFAEVISPDCSGVKDEMERLRIIEQEIRSETGPFLVVGSSMGGLIALLLQKRCPEQVSGLVLCAPAIHRPAAKNLNLKNLPPTLVIHGIQDDVVPIDVSRRFGNRLRAVNDDHRLSQSMDEILRAVFEIKLALHATSNEKTPFIKDSLS; from the coding sequence ATGAAAATTTTGTTTCTTCACGGACTCGAATCAGGACCACATGGAAGCAAGTACCAAGCATTGAAAAAGATGTTTGCAGAAGTTATTTCTCCAGATTGCAGTGGTGTAAAAGATGAAATGGAACGCCTGAGAATCATTGAACAAGAGATCAGATCTGAAACAGGCCCCTTTCTGGTTGTTGGTTCAAGTATGGGAGGCTTAATAGCATTGCTCCTGCAAAAGCGTTGCCCCGAACAGGTTTCAGGTTTGGTTCTCTGTGCTCCAGCTATTCATCGGCCTGCGGCTAAAAACCTGAATTTAAAAAATTTACCCCCAACTCTCGTCATCCACGGAATCCAGGATGATGTGGTTCCCATAGACGTCAGTCGGCGCTTCGGAAACAGGTTGAGGGCGGTCAATGACGACCACCGCCTTAGTCAAAGTATGGACGAGATTCTCCGGGCCGTTTTTGAGATAAAATTGGCACTTCATGCAACATCCAACGAGAAAACGCCATTTATTAAAGACTCTCTATCTTAG
- a CDS encoding cyclic nucleotide-binding domain-containing protein, which produces MKSKHLSSSRDYTILKQATLFKSIDEETLRQMVAALSRKRMTLPKDFPAEVKFNTMKYFYVIVSGRIKISQINPDTGREFAFLLLGPGDVFDVICLVDDQEHLVQIDILEDVQILYIFMREVRFWIQNHADFNKTLC; this is translated from the coding sequence TTGAAGTCAAAACATCTCTCTAGCTCTCGTGATTATACAATTCTCAAGCAGGCGACACTTTTTAAATCTATTGATGAAGAGACACTCAGGCAGATGGTCGCAGCTCTGTCGAGAAAAAGGATGACACTGCCTAAAGACTTCCCGGCAGAAGTGAAATTCAATACGATGAAGTATTTTTATGTCATTGTCTCCGGGCGGATAAAAATCTCCCAGATCAACCCTGACACCGGTCGGGAATTTGCTTTTTTACTCCTCGGTCCCGGGGATGTCTTTGATGTCATCTGCCTTGTTGATGATCAGGAACACCTTGTTCAAATTGACATTCTTGAAGATGTTCAAATTTTGTATATTTTTATGCGCGAGGTCCGCTTCTGGATCCAGAATCATGCCGACTTCAACAAAACCTTATGTTAG
- a CDS encoding thiamine pyrophosphate-dependent enzyme: protein MPTSTKPYVRDKKPEKLIHPEYVAYLVDKLADDDTIFTVDTGMSAVWAARYLKAGTNRYLTGSVNHGSMANAMPMAIGASLSLPNRQVIAFCGDGKNSRDNQE, encoded by the coding sequence ATGCCGACTTCAACAAAACCTTATGTTAGAGATAAAAAACCTGAAAAACTAATTCATCCGGAATATGTAGCTTATCTGGTCGATAAATTGGCAGATGATGATACAATCTTTACGGTTGATACAGGAATGAGTGCCGTATGGGCTGCGCGTTACTTAAAAGCGGGAACAAATCGTTACCTTACTGGTTCGGTTAATCATGGATCTATGGCTAATGCCATGCCTATGGCCATAGGTGCCAGCTTATCGCTCCCCAATCGACAAGTGATAGCATTTTGTGGAGATGGCAAAAATAGTAGGGACAACCAAGAGTGA
- a CDS encoding FMN-binding glutamate synthase family protein, which yields MKETIKFTIIALLIFVVLIGIIIWPLPGFIVLVVFLLLLGFYDLFQKKHTILRNFPVIGHIRYLLEMIGPEIHQYFVESDTDGKPIDKNHRSYIYERAKEQNETHPFGTELDVYDDNYKWMQHSIYPAMKMKTPPRVTIGGKSCQQPYSASIFNISAMSYGALSQNAIQALNLGAKAGNFFHDTGEGGISKYHLQGGDLVWEIGTGYFGCRTNEGKFDAEKFKEKANSEAVKMIEIKISQGAKPGHGGVLPAAKNNQEIAEIRGVPPHTDVLSPPGHSAFSDAEGLLQFVQQLRVLSNGKPVGFKLAVGSKQEFIEICEKMVETGIKPDFITVDGAEGGTGAAPIDFSNYVGMPWEDALIFVVDTLHAYKLKKEIKIITATKIFTAFDIFKALCLGADVCNSARGMMLALGCIQALKCNTNECPTGVATNNPKLVRGLVVAEKWKRVRNYHKNILGDFLELLAASGCQSLEEMDRSLIYKKVDKQWQSYS from the coding sequence ATGAAAGAAACTATTAAATTTACAATCATTGCCCTGCTAATTTTTGTCGTACTCATCGGTATTATTATATGGCCGTTACCAGGCTTTATTGTTCTGGTAGTTTTTCTCCTATTGCTGGGGTTCTATGATTTATTTCAGAAAAAACATACGATTCTTAGAAACTTTCCTGTTATAGGTCATATTCGTTACTTATTGGAAATGATCGGTCCTGAAATTCATCAATATTTCGTAGAATCCGATACTGATGGCAAACCCATTGATAAGAATCACCGCAGTTACATCTACGAGCGAGCCAAAGAACAAAACGAAACACACCCATTTGGCACAGAACTCGATGTATATGATGATAATTATAAATGGATGCAGCACAGTATTTATCCCGCTATGAAAATGAAAACACCTCCACGAGTTACCATTGGAGGAAAAAGTTGCCAACAGCCTTATAGTGCCAGCATCTTTAATATTTCAGCCATGAGTTATGGAGCTTTGAGCCAAAATGCCATCCAGGCGTTAAATCTGGGGGCTAAAGCGGGTAACTTTTTTCACGATACAGGTGAAGGGGGTATCTCAAAATACCATTTACAAGGTGGGGATCTCGTGTGGGAAATCGGGACAGGTTATTTTGGTTGTCGCACAAACGAAGGTAAGTTTGATGCGGAAAAATTCAAAGAAAAAGCAAATTCAGAAGCTGTAAAAATGATTGAGATCAAAATCTCACAAGGAGCAAAACCTGGTCATGGTGGTGTCCTTCCCGCAGCTAAAAATAATCAGGAAATTGCTGAAATAAGGGGTGTTCCACCACATACAGATGTTCTTTCCCCCCCTGGTCATTCAGCTTTTAGTGATGCAGAAGGGTTATTACAGTTTGTTCAGCAATTGAGAGTATTATCTAACGGAAAACCTGTTGGCTTCAAGCTTGCTGTAGGAAGTAAACAAGAATTTATCGAAATATGTGAGAAAATGGTGGAGACAGGCATAAAGCCGGATTTCATCACTGTGGACGGTGCAGAAGGTGGCACAGGTGCCGCTCCTATCGATTTCTCAAACTACGTCGGTATGCCTTGGGAAGATGCTTTGATTTTTGTCGTCGATACACTCCATGCTTACAAGCTAAAAAAAGAAATAAAGATTATAACTGCTACTAAGATATTTACAGCATTTGATATCTTCAAAGCTCTTTGTCTCGGGGCGGATGTTTGTAATTCCGCTCGTGGTATGATGCTGGCCTTGGGCTGTATACAAGCCTTGAAATGTAATACGAATGAGTGTCCTACAGGAGTCGCTACGAATAACCCAAAACTTGTAAGAGGTTTGGTTGTTGCAGAAAAATGGAAAAGAGTCAGGAACTACCATAAGAACATACTTGGAGATTTTCTGGAATTATTGGCCGCATCAGGCTGTCAGTCGCTTGAAGAGATGGATAGAAGTTTAATTTATAAAAAAGTAGATAAGCAATGGCAATCATACTCTTGA
- a CDS encoding alpha/beta hydrolase: protein MYYLWWKTTPKSVISEGNITSRDANIHYVSYGSGSPILLLHGGLSHRFIWFSQIPWLVNSGRQVILLDTRGHGDSDLGDSELSYHLMADDTIQVLDQLSIQKTDVIGWSDGANTALQLALVWPQRVHRIIAISGNSDPSGLTTEAQMNGQERSSGLTYWFYRWWTGAGDRLDKLETSIRTLWQSGPHLTAADLRKIKNPVLVVVGEHDLITLDHTEKMASRLANGKLAIVPDGGHLTIFTHAREINRLIGNFLAIPTSNEDDHD, encoded by the coding sequence GTGTACTATCTCTGGTGGAAGACAACTCCAAAATCCGTCATTTCAGAAGGAAATATCACTTCAAGAGATGCCAACATTCACTATGTCTCCTATGGATCCGGCTCACCAATACTGCTCCTTCATGGGGGATTAAGCCACAGGTTCATCTGGTTCTCTCAAATCCCCTGGTTGGTAAATTCTGGTCGACAGGTCATTTTGCTGGACACTCGGGGACATGGAGACTCAGATCTTGGTGATTCTGAACTGAGTTATCATTTAATGGCTGATGATACAATCCAGGTCCTCGATCAACTCAGCATCCAGAAGACGGACGTCATTGGCTGGAGTGACGGAGCCAACACGGCTTTGCAGCTCGCCCTTGTCTGGCCACAAAGAGTACACCGAATCATTGCTATCAGCGGCAACTCAGATCCTTCCGGGCTCACAACCGAAGCACAGATGAACGGTCAGGAAAGAAGCAGCGGACTGACCTACTGGTTTTACCGCTGGTGGACTGGTGCGGGCGATCGTCTTGATAAACTTGAAACAAGCATCAGGACATTATGGCAGAGCGGTCCCCACCTGACAGCAGCAGATCTGCGTAAAATAAAAAATCCAGTCCTTGTCGTTGTTGGTGAACATGACCTGATCACACTTGATCATACAGAAAAAATGGCCAGCAGGTTGGCAAACGGAAAACTAGCTATCGTCCCCGATGGTGGACATTTAACTATCTTTACCCATGCCCGTGAAATCAACAGATTGATAGGAAATTTTCTGGCTATCCCGACAAGCAACGAAGATGATCATGATTAA